The bacterium genome segment ATCAAAGCCATCTCCCTTAATAATATTAATATTTTTGGTTTTTGATTTTGAAAGCTCAACCGCATAACTTTGCGGTTCAATACCATACAGATTCTTAAAGCCCATTTTCTGAAGGCATAATAGTTGAGTTCCAATGTTAGAGCCTACCTCCAGAATTCGCATGGAGCGAGGTAAGTCTGATAAGAACAAGCTATTCAATTCAGTTTTTGTTACTCCATAATTTTTTTGGTATAATGCTTCTAATTCCTCTAAAGAGTTGGGATTTCTATCCGTATACTCTTTGCCAAATTCCCCTCCCCACTTTTTTAACTGTTCAGTTGTCTCAGGCATTTGTTCCCCCTTCCATTAAATTTTTATATACAGGGTCTTTCATCCGCCATCCACCATCGACCTTTTCAAAAATTTCCGGATTCCAGAATTTTTCTACTATATCCCAAAATTGCTTTGGTGTATACCCCAAGAAGTTTATAAAATCTTCCATTGCTTTCTGGTCTAACTTATGGTCATATTCCATAATGAGCTTTTTAGCTTGCTCCAAACTAAGATTTCCTTCTCGAACACGGCGACTGGCAATATCCGAGGTCCTCTGAAATCCAAACTTGGGATACTTCAGCCAGAGATGGACCATATAGGCCACAGAATCTATCTGCTCAAAATCTTCAATACACCCTTCCCGCTTCCATTCATGTGATAAGTCTTTAAATCCATATCTCTTTGCAATCCCCAGATGAGTTACACTGCTCCAGGGGGAGAAATAGCTCAGATAAATTACTTCTGGAAGGGGTTTGTTTTTGTCTAACTGAATTGAACTTACCTCTTGTTTTATCAGGCCTTTTTCAACCCACCATTGCTTATCTTTTTCCAATTGGTCGGATATTGCTTGAACAACCGGTGTGGCTGAGTAAGACTCTTTGGCCGTAGTTCCATATTCATAGGCAGAATTCTCTCCAAATGAGACAAAAGGTATATCAAACTTTTGGGCTAATAAAGTAGGGACGGTGTAAATAGCATATTCTACAAATTTAAGTGCCTCCCCTGTTTCTTCAAAGGCTATTTTTGTTGCTCTTCTAAATAAATCGTGGTTAATTGTGTATTGATAATGGTTTAGATTAAAGGTTTCTATGAGATTTCTTAGATTATGTATACCTGCTTTTGTATGGGTAAAGCTATCTGTTACCGTTACTAATAATGGATGCATATTCATCTCTTTTACTAATGTGTGAGTCAAGAAATGAGAATCCTTACCTCCACTGACCGGAATAATACAATCATAATATCCATCTTCTCTTCTATATTTATCACAGAGTTTTCTTAATTCTTCTTTTCTTTCCTTCC includes the following:
- a CDS encoding N-acetyl sugar amidotransferase; its protein translation is MKYCKKCLMPDTRPGSIFDGEMVCQACRNYEKRNTINWKERKEELRKLCDKYRREDGYYDCIIPVSGGKDSHFLTHTLVKEMNMHPLLVTVTDSFTHTKAGIHNLRNLIETFNLNHYQYTINHDLFRRATKIAFEETGEALKFVEYAIYTVPTLLAQKFDIPFVSFGENSAYEYGTTAKESYSATPVVQAISDQLEKDKQWWVEKGLIKQEVSSIQLDKNKPLPEVIYLSYFSPWSSVTHLGIAKRYGFKDLSHEWKREGCIEDFEQIDSVAYMVHLWLKYPKFGFQRTSDIASRRVREGNLSLEQAKKLIMEYDHKLDQKAMEDFINFLGYTPKQFWDIVEKFWNPEIFEKVDGGWRMKDPVYKNLMEGGTNA
- a CDS encoding pseudaminic acid biosynthesis-associated methylase; the protein is MPETTEQLKKWGGEFGKEYTDRNPNSLEELEALYQKNYGVTKTELNSLFLSDLPRSMRILEVGSNIGTQLLCLQKMGFKNLYGIEPQSYAVELSKSKTKNINIIKGDGFDIPFKDKYFDLVFTSGVLIHIHPSNILQIIKEIYRCTKSYIWGFEYYADEHTEIIYRGQKNLLWKANFSKIFLEQFDDLELIKEKHLPYLDNEQNVDAMFLLKKKDMQSE